AACTTTGGCTTGAACTGTCGCCCGGCGATCGCCGTCACTGAGCTCCACGGATTCAACCGCGACTTTGTGGTCAAACTGCGATGTCGACTGCGTATCGGCTTGCTGGATTGCCAAACCCTGCCATCGCCGTAGGATGTCACCCGTCAGCACCGTCGCGAGGCGATCGCGATCGTATTGAGGGCCCAATGCTGCTGCTTTGGCGGCTAACCAGTTCTGCACAACGGTCTGCGCCTGAGCACGATCGAGGGCAACCGGTGCTGGAGTTGGGACTGGTGCGGGGGCCGGTTGGGGCGGAGTCTGAGTCGTCTGAGGTGGCTGAGTAGGAGGGGATTGTGAACGCGATCGCCAAGCCCAAACACTGCCACCCACAAGGAGTGCCACACCTCCGATCGCTAGCCAGCGGATGGGCAGCCGTTGAGAGGGACGTGCCGAGCGATCGCGACGGCGACGACGAGCAGGTGGAGCAGCCGAGGGAGTAGTTAAGGTCGGTAATTCGGTTGCCACCAGCGGCGATCGCGTTTCCAGCAGCTCTGTAGGCAGTGGCTCCGGAATGAGATCCGGTGGCAGCTCAACAATCGCATCCAGATAGGTCTGGACATCGGGATTGTCGAAGTAGGGCTGGAGCGGGGCAGCGGCGCCTTTGAGGTCGCGGAAGCCCGGAAAGACGGTGGTGGCTAACCAGTTTTCCGTAAAGCGACACAAGCCGACGATCAGAGCCTCGCCCTGGGCTAGAGTGCGGATTTGACTCAGGGTCTCCTCATCTTTGCTCTGGACCAGCAGCGTCTCTGCCTCCGCCGGTTGCCCCAGCAACAAACTGACAATCGCTTGCTCGAGGTGCACGTCCATGCGGCTTTGCAGTTCCCGCAGCAGCAAACTGGCGCGATGGATGAGGGCTGGCTGATGGTCGCGAAAACCGCGGGCAATCAATGCATAGCAGGCAAAAAAACTGGCGGCGGGTGAGGGTCGGCGGGCTTCGGATTCAAACAAGAGCTGCTGCTCAGCCAGCGTTAAATAGCCACGAATTTGCTGAAGAAACAGCAAGAAGTTATCGAGTGTCAGTCCCGATCCATCATCCCCGGGGCCTTCAATCCCTTGCCGGTCATCCAGCATCGCTTGCAACAGCAGTAGTCCCTGCTGGCGATCGCTATCGGCAGTCAAAGACTGGGCGAGGCGGTCCAGAATGCGATAGGGGCGCAGCTGGGCTTGCTCTTGCTCTAGGGTTCGGCTGAGTTCTAGAAAACGAGGGTGATCGGCGATCGCGGCTTGACTGCGACTGAAATTCTGCGCCGCTCGCTCGTAAAGGTTTTGTTGTCGGCATTCCCGTCCCAACGCTTGCTGGGAAAGGGCGATCGCCAGTGCCACATCGCTGCTGGCAAACTGGTCGCGCACTTCCGTGCTGGCTTCATACTCTGGCAGCAGGTCTTCCGCCAGCTGCGAAACGCGATCGTATTCCCCAAGCTCCAGCAGAATGAGCAAAGCCCCAATGCGCTGCCAGTCCTCAAGCTCCAGGGTGGGTTCAATCGCTTCCGCACCCCCCTGAAAAAAGCGGCGATCGTAGCGATCGCGCTGCTCAGAATCACTGAGCTCAGTAATCGCAGCCTCCAGCAGTTGTCGTCGTGCCTGCAGGGCCAGTTCCGAAAACTCGTG
The sequence above is a segment of the Synechococcus elongatus PCC 11801 genome. Coding sequences within it:
- a CDS encoding IMS domain-containing protein, with protein sequence MRIPLDYYRILCVGVQASADAIAESYRDRLNQVPSHEFSELALQARRQLLEAAITELSDSEQRDRYDRRFFQGGAEAIEPTLELEDWQRIGALLILLELGEYDRVSQLAEDLLPEYEASTEVRDQFASSDVALAIALSQQALGRECRQQNLYERAAQNFSRSQAAIADHPRFLELSRTLEQEQAQLRPYRILDRLAQSLTADSDRQQGLLLLQAMLDDRQGIEGPGDDGSGLTLDNFLLFLQQIRGYLTLAEQQLLFESEARRPSPAASFFACYALIARGFRDHQPALIHRASLLLRELQSRMDVHLEQAIVSLLLGQPAEAETLLVQSKDEETLSQIRTLAQGEALIVGLCRFTENWLATTVFPGFRDLKGAAAPLQPYFDNPDVQTYLDAIVELPPDLIPEPLPTELLETRSPLVATELPTLTTPSAAPPARRRRRDRSARPSQRLPIRWLAIGGVALLVGGSVWAWRSRSQSPPTQPPQTTQTPPQPAPAPVPTPAPVALDRAQAQTVVQNWLAAKAAALGPQYDRDRLATVLTGDILRRWQGLAIQQADTQSTSQFDHKVAVESVELSDGDRRATVQAKVDEIELVYRDNRLIDTRQDVGLVIRYQLIRENGVWKISASEVVP